Proteins encoded by one window of Ramlibacter tataouinensis:
- the rho gene encoding transcription termination factor Rho — protein sequence MHLNELKALHVSEVLKQAEELEIENPARMRKQELMFAIIKKRARAGEQVFADGVLEILPDGFGFLRSPDTSYTASTDDIYISPSQVRRFNLHTGDMIEGEVRTPKDGERYFALTKLDKVNGLPPEQNKHKIMFENLTPLFPKEQMKLERDNFKGEENITGRIVDIIAPIGKGQRALLVAPPKSGKTVMMQHIAHAIAANYPESILMVLLVDERPEEVTEMQRSVKGEVIASTFDEPAARHVHVAEMVIERAKRLVELKKDVVILLDSITRLARAYNNVVPSSGKVLTGGVDANALQRPKRFLGAARNVEEGGSLTIIGTALIDTGSRMDEVIFEEFKGTGNSEIHLDRRLYEKRVFPSIQLNRSGTRREELLLAPEILQKTRILRQFMYNMDEIEAMEMVLKSMKATKTNVEFFDMMRRGG from the coding sequence ATGCATCTGAACGAACTCAAGGCGCTCCACGTCTCCGAAGTCCTCAAGCAAGCCGAAGAGCTCGAGATCGAGAACCCCGCCCGCATGCGCAAGCAGGAGCTGATGTTCGCGATCATCAAGAAGCGCGCCCGCGCCGGCGAGCAGGTGTTCGCCGACGGCGTGCTGGAGATCCTGCCCGACGGGTTCGGCTTCCTGCGCAGCCCGGACACCAGCTACACCGCCAGCACCGACGACATCTACATCTCGCCCTCGCAGGTGAGGCGCTTCAACCTGCACACGGGCGACATGATCGAAGGCGAGGTGCGCACGCCCAAGGACGGCGAGCGCTACTTCGCGCTGACCAAGCTCGACAAGGTCAACGGCCTGCCGCCCGAGCAGAACAAGCACAAGATCATGTTCGAGAACCTCACGCCGCTGTTCCCCAAGGAACAGATGAAGCTGGAGCGTGACAACTTCAAGGGCGAAGAGAACATCACCGGCCGCATCGTCGACATCATCGCGCCGATCGGCAAGGGCCAGCGGGCCCTGCTCGTGGCGCCGCCCAAGAGCGGCAAGACGGTGATGATGCAGCACATCGCGCACGCCATCGCCGCCAACTACCCCGAGAGCATCCTGATGGTGCTGCTGGTGGACGAGCGGCCCGAGGAAGTCACCGAGATGCAGCGCTCGGTCAAGGGCGAGGTGATCGCCTCCACCTTCGACGAGCCGGCGGCCCGCCACGTGCACGTGGCCGAGATGGTGATCGAGCGCGCCAAGCGCCTGGTGGAGCTGAAGAAGGACGTGGTGATCCTGCTGGACTCGATCACCCGCCTGGCCCGCGCCTACAACAACGTCGTGCCCTCGTCCGGCAAGGTGCTGACCGGCGGCGTCGACGCCAACGCGCTGCAGCGGCCCAAGCGTTTCCTGGGCGCGGCGCGCAACGTCGAGGAAGGCGGCTCGCTGACCATCATCGGCACCGCGCTGATCGACACCGGCAGCCGCATGGACGAGGTGATCTTCGAGGAGTTCAAGGGCACCGGCAACAGCGAGATCCACCTGGACCGCCGGCTCTACGAGAAGCGCGTGTTCCCCTCGATCCAGCTCAATCGCTCCGGCACCCGCCGCGAGGAGCTGCTGCTGGCCCCCGAGATCCTGCAGAAGACCCGCATCCTGCGCCAGTTCATGTACAACATGGACGAGATCGAGGCGATGGAGATGGTGCTCAAGTCGATGAAGGCCACCAAGACCAACGTCGAATTCTTCGACATGATGCGCCGCGGCGGCTGA
- a CDS encoding type B 50S ribosomal protein L31, protein MAKEGIHPNYREVLFVDLSNGFKFVTRSCVNTKEMGKTDDGRELPLFKLDTSSESHPFYTGTQKSVDNMGGRVERFRNRFGKTAAK, encoded by the coding sequence ATGGCCAAAGAAGGCATCCACCCCAACTACCGCGAAGTGCTCTTCGTGGACCTGTCCAACGGCTTCAAGTTCGTCACGCGCTCGTGCGTGAACACGAAGGAAATGGGCAAGACCGACGACGGCCGCGAGCTGCCGCTGTTCAAGCTGGACACCTCCAGCGAGTCGCACCCGTTCTACACCGGCACGCAGAAGTCGGTCGACAACATGGGCGGCCGGGTCGAGCGCTTCCGCAACCGCTTCGGCAAGACGGCCGCCAAGTAA
- a CDS encoding MATE family efflux transporter translates to MSERGTIARHAGTVLVGQLATMAFGVADTLIAGRYAPEALATLSVGSAVYISIFVALQAMVQAQLPVWAELRGRRRGPEVGRSVRQAVWLCGAGMVVGMGALLFPDPLLRWAEVPPHLEQQVLDYLAVLALSLPAALLFRAYSTLNQALGRPVMVTWLQAASLVVKVPLSIWLTFGGLGVPAMGLAGCAWATVIVNWLLVALAGWALRTHSLYAPYRIWRAIERPDWKTLRAFARLGVPTALAVMVEVTSFTLMALFIARQGTVAAASHQIASNLTAVLYMVPLSLGLACSARVSYWLGAGDDRRAREALRTGLRITLLLACISAAILVLGRHGLARLYAGDNPQVVQGAAGLLLWVALYHVADAMQALCVFLLRSFGVATRPLVVYCVLLWGVGLGGGYLLAYRGLGPWPPLHTPAAFWGAGGVALALTAAVFTALLWRVVRSHRPAAAA, encoded by the coding sequence ATGTCCGAGCGCGGCACCATCGCCCGCCACGCGGGCACCGTGCTGGTCGGGCAGCTCGCCACCATGGCCTTCGGGGTGGCCGACACACTGATCGCCGGCCGCTACGCGCCCGAGGCGCTGGCCACGCTGTCGGTCGGCTCGGCGGTCTACATCAGCATCTTTGTCGCCCTGCAGGCGATGGTGCAGGCGCAGCTGCCGGTCTGGGCCGAGCTGCGCGGCCGCCGGCGCGGCCCCGAGGTCGGCCGCTCGGTGCGGCAGGCGGTGTGGCTGTGCGGGGCCGGCATGGTCGTGGGCATGGGGGCGCTGCTGTTCCCCGACCCGCTGCTGCGCTGGGCCGAGGTGCCTCCGCACCTGGAGCAGCAGGTGCTGGACTACCTGGCCGTGCTGGCGCTGTCGCTGCCGGCGGCCCTGCTGTTCCGCGCCTATTCCACCCTCAACCAGGCGCTGGGCCGGCCGGTGATGGTGACCTGGCTGCAGGCCGCCTCGCTGGTGGTGAAGGTGCCGCTGTCGATCTGGCTGACCTTCGGCGGGCTCGGCGTGCCGGCGATGGGCCTGGCCGGCTGCGCCTGGGCGACGGTGATCGTCAACTGGCTGCTGGTGGCGCTGGCCGGCTGGGCGCTGCGCACCCATTCGCTGTACGCGCCGTACCGGATCTGGCGCGCCATCGAGCGGCCCGACTGGAAGACCCTGCGCGCGTTCGCCCGGCTGGGCGTGCCGACCGCGCTGGCGGTGATGGTGGAGGTGACCTCGTTCACGCTGATGGCGCTGTTCATCGCCCGCCAAGGCACGGTGGCCGCGGCCAGCCACCAGATCGCCAGCAACCTCACCGCGGTGCTCTACATGGTGCCGCTGTCGCTCGGCCTGGCCTGCAGCGCCCGGGTCAGCTACTGGCTGGGCGCCGGCGACGACCGGCGCGCGCGCGAGGCCCTGCGCACCGGCCTGCGCATCACGCTGCTGCTGGCGTGCATCAGCGCCGCCATCCTCGTGCTCGGGCGCCATGGCCTGGCGCGCCTGTATGCCGGCGACAACCCGCAGGTGGTGCAAGGGGCCGCCGGGCTGCTGCTGTGGGTGGCCCTGTACCACGTCGCCGATGCGATGCAGGCGCTGTGCGTGTTCCTGCTGCGCAGCTTCGGCGTGGCGACCCGCCCGCTGGTGGTCTATTGCGTGCTGCTGTGGGGCGTCGGCCTGGGCGGCGGCTACCTGCTGGCCTACCGCGGCCTGGGGCCGTGGCCGCCCCTGCACACGCCGGCGGCGTTCTGGGGCGCCGGCGGTGTGGCGCTGGCGCTCACCGCCGCCGTGTTCACGGCGTTGCTCTGGCGCGTGGTGCGCTCGCACCGCCCGGCGGCGGCGGCGTGA
- the phoR gene encoding phosphate regulon sensor histidine kinase PhoR, with translation MPDRIVAFVFCQLLGAALGGWLAGERGAFGGALAGALAWFVVDLVRGWRVLRWLRGGAEDEPPAAGGPWGETADRIRRALRLRERASEEAGARLQAFLAAIQASPNGVVLLDAQGRIEWCNQTAAAQLGIDPERDLLQHVGNLLRDPAFADYNAAGAYYRDVVITGRDSSPGRPVRLSLQLHPYGEGRKLLLSRDVTAVEQADTMRRDFVANVSHEVRTPLTVLAGFIETLQQLPLDEADRARYLTLMSQQAHRMQSLVNDLLTLSRLEGSPSPGVSEWTAAGALLAQCEQDARSLSAVLGKDSHEFVFESPAGLEVGGASPELLSAMSNLASNAVRYTPVGGRIEARWRLLPDGRAEFSVRDTGPGIPPEHLPRLTERFYRVDRSRSRETGGTGLGLAIVKHVAQRHGAELRIDSQPGAGSTFAIVLPAARARMLTPPPPGGASAPRARATP, from the coding sequence ATGCCGGACCGCATCGTTGCGTTCGTGTTCTGCCAGCTGCTCGGCGCGGCGCTGGGGGGCTGGCTGGCCGGCGAGCGCGGCGCTTTCGGCGGTGCGCTGGCGGGGGCCCTGGCCTGGTTCGTGGTCGATCTCGTGCGGGGCTGGCGCGTGCTGCGCTGGCTGCGTGGCGGCGCCGAAGACGAGCCGCCGGCCGCCGGCGGGCCGTGGGGCGAGACCGCCGACCGCATCCGGCGCGCCCTGCGCCTGCGCGAGCGCGCTTCCGAGGAAGCCGGCGCGCGGCTGCAGGCCTTCCTGGCGGCGATCCAGGCCTCGCCCAACGGCGTCGTCCTGCTGGATGCCCAGGGGCGCATCGAATGGTGCAACCAGACCGCGGCGGCCCAACTCGGCATCGATCCGGAGCGCGACCTGCTGCAGCACGTGGGCAACCTGTTGCGCGACCCCGCTTTCGCCGACTACAACGCGGCCGGCGCCTACTACCGCGACGTCGTCATCACCGGCCGCGACAGCTCGCCCGGGCGGCCGGTGCGGCTGTCGCTGCAACTGCACCCCTACGGCGAGGGACGCAAGCTGCTGCTGTCGCGCGACGTCACGGCGGTCGAGCAGGCCGACACCATGCGGCGCGACTTCGTCGCCAACGTCTCGCACGAGGTGCGCACGCCGCTAACAGTGCTGGCCGGCTTCATCGAGACGCTGCAGCAGCTGCCGCTGGACGAGGCCGACCGCGCCCGCTACCTGACGTTGATGTCGCAGCAGGCCCATCGCATGCAGTCGCTGGTGAACGACCTGCTGACGCTGTCGCGGCTGGAAGGCAGCCCTTCGCCGGGCGTGTCGGAGTGGACCGCGGCCGGCGCGCTGCTGGCGCAGTGCGAGCAGGACGCGCGCTCGCTGTCGGCGGTGCTGGGCAAGGATTCGCACGAGTTCGTGTTCGAGTCGCCGGCCGGGCTGGAAGTGGGCGGCGCCTCTCCGGAGCTGCTCAGCGCCATGTCCAACCTGGCCAGCAACGCGGTGCGCTACACGCCGGTGGGCGGCCGCATCGAGGCGCGCTGGCGCCTGCTGCCGGACGGGCGGGCCGAGTTCTCGGTGCGCGACACCGGCCCGGGCATCCCGCCCGAGCACCTGCCGCGCCTGACCGAGCGGTTCTACCGCGTCGACCGCAGCCGCTCGCGCGAGACCGGTGGCACCGGGCTGGGGCTGGCCATCGTCAAGCACGTGGCGCAGCGCCATGGCGCGGAGCTGCGCATCGACAGCCAGCCGGGGGCCGGCTCCACGTTCGCCATCGTGCTGCCGGCGGCGCGCGCCCGGATGCTCACGCCGCCGCCGCCGGGCGGTGCGAGCGCACCACGCGCCAGAGCAACGCCGTGA
- the phoB gene encoding phosphate regulon transcriptional regulator PhoB, which translates to MKQSPRVLLVEDEPAIAELVTVNLRHGGFEPVWAADGDEAQRELDAVLPDAILLDWMLPGQSGLALARKWRAAERTRGVPILMLTARGDEPDKVAGLDAGADDYITKPFSTQEMLARIRAVLRRRAPEQDSSAVQVGELSLDPQAHRARWRGEPVKLGPTEFKLLNYLMHHPERVHSRSQLLDKVWGDHVFIEERTVDVHVKRLREALGPAGLMVETVRGAGYRFTAQPEAAARNH; encoded by the coding sequence ATGAAGCAGTCCCCGCGTGTCCTGCTGGTGGAAGACGAGCCCGCCATCGCCGAGCTGGTGACGGTGAACCTGCGCCACGGCGGCTTCGAGCCGGTGTGGGCCGCCGATGGCGACGAAGCGCAGCGCGAGCTCGATGCCGTGCTGCCCGACGCCATCCTGCTCGACTGGATGCTGCCCGGCCAGAGCGGCCTGGCGCTGGCGCGCAAGTGGCGCGCCGCCGAGCGCACCCGCGGCGTCCCGATCCTGATGCTCACGGCGCGCGGCGACGAGCCGGACAAGGTGGCCGGGCTGGATGCCGGCGCCGACGACTACATCACCAAGCCGTTCTCCACCCAGGAGATGCTGGCGCGCATCCGCGCCGTGTTGCGGCGCCGCGCGCCCGAGCAGGACAGCAGCGCGGTGCAGGTCGGCGAGCTGTCGCTGGACCCGCAGGCGCACCGGGCGCGCTGGCGCGGCGAGCCGGTCAAGCTGGGGCCGACCGAGTTCAAGCTGCTCAACTACCTGATGCACCACCCGGAGCGCGTGCACAGCCGCTCGCAGCTGCTCGACAAGGTCTGGGGCGACCATGTATTCATCGAGGAGCGCACGGTCGACGTCCATGTCAAGCGGCTGCGCGAGGCGCTCGGCCCGGCCGGCCTGATGGTGGAGACCGTGCGGGGGGCGGGCTACCGCTTCACCGCCCAGCCGGAAGCGGCAGCGCGCAACCACTGA
- the phoU gene encoding phosphate signaling complex protein PhoU has translation MPDKHLSTQFDSDLNGASSRVMELGGLVESQIRQAVYALSQFNAEAALQVLDTEQRVNAMELDIDRELSSIIARRQPTARDLRLLMAISRITANLERVGDEAAKIARMVRSIIDSGSARLLPASELRVAADLASELLRRALDAFARLDTDAALSILKADDQIDHEFDGFVRKLITYMMEDPRTISPSLDLLFLAKALERIGDHAKNIGESIIYVVKGADVRHASMAEVESALRQEGR, from the coding sequence ATGCCCGACAAGCATCTTTCCACCCAGTTCGACAGCGACCTGAACGGCGCCTCCTCGCGCGTGATGGAGCTGGGCGGGCTGGTCGAATCGCAGATCCGGCAGGCGGTCTATGCACTGTCGCAGTTCAACGCCGAGGCGGCCCTGCAGGTGCTGGACACCGAGCAGCGCGTCAACGCGATGGAGCTGGACATCGACCGCGAGCTGTCGTCCATCATCGCCCGCCGCCAGCCGACCGCGCGCGACCTGCGCCTGCTGATGGCGATCTCCAGGATCACGGCCAACCTCGAGCGGGTGGGCGACGAGGCGGCCAAGATCGCACGCATGGTGCGCTCGATCATCGACAGCGGCTCGGCGCGCCTGCTGCCGGCCTCGGAGCTGCGGGTCGCGGCCGACCTGGCGTCGGAGCTGCTGCGGCGCGCGCTGGACGCCTTCGCGCGACTGGACACCGACGCCGCGCTGTCCATCCTCAAGGCCGACGACCAGATCGACCACGAGTTCGACGGCTTCGTGCGCAAGCTCATCACCTACATGATGGAAGACCCGCGCACCATCTCGCCCAGCCTGGACCTGCTGTTCCTGGCCAAGGCGCTGGAGCGCATCGGCGACCACGCCAAGAACATCGGCGAGTCCATCATCTACGTGGTCAAGGGGGCCGACGTCCGCCACGCGTCCATGGCCGAAGTCGAGTCCGCGCTGCGGCAGGAAGGCCGATGA
- the pstB gene encoding phosphate ABC transporter ATP-binding protein PstB: protein MKSLHKPAPKIAVKDLNFYYGKFHALKGINLEIPEKKVTAFIGPSGCGKSTLLRTFNRMYELYPDQRAEGQIVLDGEDLLASKKDVALIRARVGMVFQKPTPFPMSIYDNIAFGVRLFESLNATDMDERVEWALRKAALWNEVRDKLGQSGSGLSGGQQQRLCIARGIAIKPEVLLLDEPCSALDPISTARIEELIAELKDEYTVVIVTHNMQQAARVSDYTAYMYLGDLVEMGETEQIFFKPGRKETEDYITGRFG from the coding sequence ATGAAATCCCTGCACAAGCCCGCCCCCAAGATCGCGGTGAAGGACCTGAACTTCTATTACGGCAAGTTCCACGCCCTGAAGGGCATCAACCTGGAAATCCCGGAGAAGAAGGTCACCGCCTTCATCGGCCCCTCGGGCTGCGGCAAGTCGACGCTGCTGCGCACCTTCAACCGCATGTACGAGCTGTACCCCGACCAGCGCGCCGAGGGCCAGATCGTGCTCGATGGCGAGGACCTGCTGGCCTCGAAGAAGGACGTGGCGCTGATCCGCGCCCGCGTCGGCATGGTGTTCCAGAAGCCGACGCCGTTCCCGATGTCGATCTACGACAACATCGCCTTCGGCGTGCGCCTGTTCGAGAGCCTGAACGCGACCGACATGGACGAGCGGGTCGAATGGGCGCTGCGCAAGGCGGCGCTGTGGAACGAGGTGCGCGACAAGCTCGGCCAGAGCGGCTCCGGCCTGTCGGGCGGCCAGCAGCAGCGCCTGTGCATCGCCCGCGGCATCGCCATCAAGCCCGAGGTGCTGCTGCTCGACGAACCTTGCTCGGCGCTGGACCCGATCTCCACCGCCCGCATCGAGGAGCTGATCGCCGAGCTCAAGGACGAGTACACGGTGGTGATCGTCACCCACAACATGCAGCAGGCGGCCCGCGTGAGCGACTACACCGCCTACATGTACCTGGGCGACCTGGTGGAGATGGGCGAGACCGAGCAGATCTTCTTCAAGCCCGGGCGCAAGGAAACCGAGGACTACATCACCGGCCGGTTCGGCTGA